A segment of the Dokdonella sp. genome:
CTGGCGCGGAAACGAAGTCTTCTTCATGGGCGCGGGGTTATTGACAGGGGGGCAGGGGCGGGCGGTCGACTATGCCAGAACCGGGCCGGGCTGTGCGGCATTGCAGCAGTGGACGGCTCGCGGCGACGCTGGCAGGCTGGCGGAAGCCTTCCCTGATGCCGATCCGATGACAGCACCCCTGGCCGAACTCGCCGCGCAACTGCCGCATCTGGCGCTGAAGACCGCGCCGGCGGACCTCGAATACTACGGCCGTGACTGGACGCGGCGCTGGGCGCCCACGCCGCTCGCGGTCGCTATGCCCGGCACGGTCGACGAGGTGCGGGGCATCGTGCGCTGGGCGCTGCTGCACGGCATTGCCCTGGTCCCGTCCGGTGGTCGCACCGGCCTGTCGGGCGGTGCGGTCGCCGCGAACGGCGAACTTGTCGTCAGCTTCGAGCGCATGAATCGCGTGCTCGGTTTCGACCCGGTCGACCGCACCTTGACTGTCGAACCCGGCATCGCCCTCGAAGCCTTGCAGGCGGCCGCGAAGCAGCACGGCCTCATCTACCCGGTCGACTTCGCTGCGCGCGGTTCCTGCTCGATCGGCGGCAACATCGCCACCAATGCTGGTGGCATCCGCGTGATCCGCTATGGCAACACACGTGAATGGATAGTCGGCCTCAAGCTGGTCGATGGCAGGGGTGATCTACTGGATCTGAACCGTGGCCTGATCAAGAATTCCAGTGGCTACGACCTGCGTCACCTCGTGATCGGCTCGGAAGGGACCCTTGGTCTGGTGGTCGAGGCCAGCGTACGCCTGACCGACCCGCCACCACCATCGAACGTCATGCTGTTCGCCCTGCCGGCGATGGACGCACTGATGAAGGTATTCGACGTCTGCCGGCGTGGACTGACCTTGAGTGCCTTCGAGTTCTTCACCGATCGCGCCCTGCATCACGTCCTCGCGCATGGCGCGCAGCGACCGTTCGAGGGTGATTCGCCGTACTACGTGGTCACCGAATTCGATGCCGCCAGCGAGGCGCAGCAGGCCGCCGCGCTGGCTGTGTTCGAGGAATGCGCGGGGCAGGGCTGGGTCGACGACGGCGTGATCAGCCAGAGCGAGGCACAGGCCGCAGCGCTGTGGCGTCTGCGCGAAGGCATCACCGAAAGCCTCGCGCCGCACAAGCCGTACAAGAACGACATTTCCTTGCGCATCAGCGCCATTCCGGCCTTCATGCACGAGATGGCTGCGATCTTCACGCGCGAATACCCGCAGTTCGACGTCGTCTGGTTCGGGCACATCGGTGACGGCAACCTGCACATCAACATCGTGCGTCCACCCGGCCTCGACGATGAATCCTTCATCGCCCAGTGCGAACACGTGACCCACCTGCTCGGCGAACGCCTGCAACACTTTGGCGGCAGCATCTCGGCGGAACATGGCATCGGTCTGGTCAAGAAACCCCATCTCGGCAGCACGCGCAGCGCCGCGGAGATCGAGCTCATGCGCGGGATCAAGCGCGTGCTCGACCCGGCCGGCATACTCAATCCAGGCAAGCTCTTCGATTGAGATGCAAGGAGCGTCGCCCGTGAACGGGCTCCTTCGGAGAATCGGATACGACCCCACGCCATGCCGACTCGCGCTACGTCGATGCGCCTGCTGGCGACGCAGACCGTGCAGCAGCGCCGCGAACGCGCGAAGCGGGAGATCAACGAGCGCCTGCGCACCCTGATCGCGGCTTATCGCAACCCTGGCGGTTCGTTCACCGGCAACCTCGCCGTCGATCCGACCTACCTGCGCGAGCTGCACCAGTCCGGTGCCGAAGGCGCCGAAAGCGACGAGTGAACCGCCCCGGGAAACGTGGAGGCTCCAACTCTTGAGAGAATGGAGCCATGAACAAGTCGAAGAAGTTTTCCCCTGAGGTCCGCGAGCGTGCAGTCCGGATGGTGCTGGAGCATCGTGGAGAGTACCCGTCGCTGTGGACGGCCGTGGCGTCGATCGCC
Coding sequences within it:
- a CDS encoding FAD-binding oxidoreductase codes for the protein MTAPLAELAAQLPHLALKTAPADLEYYGRDWTRRWAPTPLAVAMPGTVDEVRGIVRWALLHGIALVPSGGRTGLSGGAVAANGELVVSFERMNRVLGFDPVDRTLTVEPGIALEALQAAAKQHGLIYPVDFAARGSCSIGGNIATNAGGIRVIRYGNTREWIVGLKLVDGRGDLLDLNRGLIKNSSGYDLRHLVIGSEGTLGLVVEASVRLTDPPPPSNVMLFALPAMDALMKVFDVCRRGLTLSAFEFFTDRALHHVLAHGAQRPFEGDSPYYVVTEFDAASEAQQAAALAVFEECAGQGWVDDGVISQSEAQAAALWRLREGITESLAPHKPYKNDISLRISAIPAFMHEMAAIFTREYPQFDVVWFGHIGDGNLHINIVRPPGLDDESFIAQCEHVTHLLGERLQHFGGSISAEHGIGLVKKPHLGSTRSAAEIELMRGIKRVLDPAGILNPGKLFD